From the Megalopta genalis isolate 19385.01 chromosome 13, iyMegGena1_principal, whole genome shotgun sequence genome, one window contains:
- the LOC117224165 gene encoding ATP-dependent RNA helicase DDX24 yields the protein MPQMKQSDLNAWKPLTLEGSVFSGGIDGLIGVEELTDYKLEKKNNKTKIVICDVGSETSKDKVSLKRKSLNEWQEDTIDDNEPELRKAKSRNHKDGIIKKKKKKTERNGNVDLSLKSDKKGQCHSKNDDSESEMDHKDGTIKKKKKKTERNGNVNLGLKSVKKNQSHSQNDDSKSEVDHKDSTIKKKKKKTERNENVDLSLKSDKKSEFHSQNDDSESEVDNFNMQAWSVLGVPKMIIKALEDQQFYSPTTIQMLTLPPAILGRRDILGAAETGSGKTLAFGIPILNGILELKNKSIIEPSNNSISKLSNKTRNEGWTCTESKTTENDNSSSESDYEEDDDVDKNNIGCVRVINNIEISKPQNYAQKPLYALILTPTRELAIQIKNHLTKAAKYTDIKIAVVLGGMAEVKQERILRKGPEIVIATPGRLWELIQMGNPHLNQVESIKYFVIDETDRMLERGHFQELQQLLEKINMNKDSLQKRQTFVFSATLTMVHDIPEHLHKKKKNYRNRIFKLTSGQKLQKFIDLIGIKNPKIVDITKESGTASNLTECRIVCTIDHKDYYLYYFLKRYTGRTLVFCNSIGCVKRLATLFGILNCKPLSLHANMQQRQRLKNLERFQADKNGLLIATDVAARGLDIPNVEHVIHYQVPRTSESYVHRSGRTARAQKEGLTVLMMEPSEKQYYTKLCKTLDRTEDLPVFPIVDRLLIAVKERVDVARDIDKLELKCRRDTSKKSWLLKAVEEMDLLLDEDEEELQSETKELADMKRQLKMKRRYLDSLLLKPLFPKGFSGKYLDINIESPLANDNEKAVNIMKKVIEEIPQKQKERNKLSSRKKTILKNKILKKKKKSLKGNKTNKTEHTASIRENKRK from the exons ACAAAGTGATTTGAATGCTTGGAAACCTCTAACATTAGAGGGTTCTGTATTTTCTGGCGGTATTGATGGTTTAATTGGTGTAGAAGAATTAACTGATTATaaattagaaaagaaaaataataagaCGAAAATTGTAATTTGTGATGTAGGAAGTGAAACTAGTAAAGATAAG GTATCTTTAAAACGTAAAAGTTTAAATGAATGGCAAGAAGATACCATAGATGATAATGAGCCAGAACTTAGAAAAGCAAAGTCGAGAAACCATAAAGACGGTATcattaagaaaaagaaaaagaaaacagaaagaAATGGAAATGTTGATTTAAGTTTGAAATCTGATAAAAAAGGTCAATGTCATAGTAAAAATGATGATAGTGAAAGTGAGATGGACCATAAAGATGGCACcattaagaaaaagaaaaagaaaacagaaagaAATGGAAATGTTAATTTAGGTTTGAAATCTGTTAAAAAAAATCAATCTCACAGTCAAAATGATGATAGTAAAAGTGAGGTGGACCATAAAGACAGCACcattaagaaaaagaaaaagaaaacagaaagaaatgaaaatgttgATTTAAGTTTGAAATCTGATAAAAAAAGTGAATTTCATAGTCAAAATGATGATAGTGAAAGTGAGGTGGACAATTTTAACATGCAAGCATGGAGTGTATTAGGAGTACCCAAAATGATAATAAAAGCATTAGAAGATCAACAATTTTATTCACCTACTACCATTCAGATGTTAACTTTGCCACCAGCAATATTAGGCCGCAGAGACATACTAGGTGCTGCTGAGACAGGTAGTGGAAAAACATTAGCTTTTGGAATTCCTATATTAAATGGCATTTTGGAGTTAAAAAATAAATCAATCATTGAACCTAGTAACAATTCTATAAGCAAACTTAGTAATAAGACTAGAAATGAAGGTTGGACTTGTACAGAAAGTAAAACTACAGAAAATGATAACAGTTCTTCAGAATCTGATTATGAAGAGGATGATGATgttgataaaaataatattggtTGTGTACGAGTAATCAATAATATAGAAATTAGTAAACCTCAGAATTATGCACAGAAACCTTTATATGCATTAATTCTAACGCCAACTCGTGAATTAgctattcaaataaaaaatcatTTGACTAAAGCAGCTAAATATACTGATATTAAA ATAGCAGTTGTGTTAGGTGGAATGGCAGAAGTCAAACAGGAAAGAATATTGCGTAAGGGTCCAGAAATTGTAATTGCTACACCTGGTCGATTATGGGAATTGATACAGATGGGTAATCCCCACCTGAATCAAGTGGAGTCCATTAA GTACTTTGTTATTGATGAAACAGATAGAATGTTAGAAAGAGGTCACTTCCAAGAACTACAGCAACTACTGGAAAAAATAAATATGAACAAAGATTCGTTACAAAAGCGACAAACATTTGTCTTTTCTGCTACATTAACTATGGTGCACGACATTCCAGAGCATTTacacaagaagaagaagaattatagaaatagaatatttaAGTTAACATCTGGtcagaaattacaaaaatttatagaTTTAATTGGAATAAAAAATCCGAAGATTGTTGATATTACGAAGGAGTCAG GTACCGCTAGTAATTTGACAGAATGTAGAATAGTGTGCACAATAGATCATAAGGATTATTATCTTTATTACTTCTTAAAAAGATATACTGGGAGGACACTAGTGTTTTGCAATAGTATTGGTTGTGTAAAACGTTTAGCTACCCTTTTTGGCATACTGAATTGTAAACCTCTGTCACTCCATGCTAACATGCAACAACGGCAGCGACTGAAAAATCTTGAGAG ATTTCAGGCAGATAAGAATGGTTTATTAATAGCTACGGATGTAGCTGCAAGAGGCTTGGATATACCAAATGTAGAACATGTAATACATTATCAAGTACCTAGAACGAGTGAG AGCTATGTACATAGAAGTGGGAGAACCGCAAGAGCTCAGAAGGAAGGTCTAACAGTTCTTATGATGGAACCGTCTGAGAAACAGTACTATACTAAATTATGTAAAACCCTCGATCGCA CGGAGGACTTACCCGTATTTCCGATAGTTGACAGACTACTTATCGCAGTCAAAGAAAGGGTTGATGTTGCTAGAGATATTGATAAATTGGAATTAAAATGTCGTAGGGATACTTCGAAGAAGAGCTGGTTACTGAAAGCGGTGGAGgagatggatttgcttctagATGAGGATGAAGA AGAATTACAATCGGAAACAAAAGAATTGGCAGATATGAAGCGTCAGTTAAAAATGAAAagacgttatttagattctcTTTTATTGAAACCATTGTTTCCAAAAGGATTTTCTGGGAAATATCTAGATATCAACATCGAATCTCCGTTAGCTAACGACAACGAAAAAGCTGTCAATATTATGAAAAAGGTCATAGAGGAAATTCCACAGAAACAGAAGGAAAGGAACAAACTATCTAGTAGAAAGAAGACTATCTTGaagaataaaatattgaaaaagaaaaagaagagttTAAAAGgcaacaaaacgaacaaaacagAGCATACCGCTtcaattagggaaaataaacggaaataa